The following are from one region of the Vibrio rarus genome:
- a CDS encoding Spy/CpxP family protein refolding chaperone, with protein sequence MAMNKKWLAVAMMVPLTLGSASVLANGKKDGDKGHKGGHACEMRMDGKKAFRGLDLTDAQKTEMKKIRDEVRASKKAEGDSKRQQMKSMKDQEQQLVLAADFDEAKAQQLASSMVAERTAMKVEKMRTMHRMMSVLTDDQKQKLVDKQAEKATKCEQKMQKKMSKKGNE encoded by the coding sequence ATGGCAATGAATAAAAAATGGTTAGCAGTAGCAATGATGGTTCCACTGACACTAGGTAGTGCCTCAGTGCTTGCTAATGGCAAAAAAGATGGCGACAAAGGTCATAAAGGTGGCCATGCCTGTGAAATGAGAATGGACGGTAAGAAAGCCTTTCGCGGTTTAGATTTAACGGACGCACAAAAAACGGAAATGAAAAAAATTCGTGATGAAGTACGTGCATCAAAAAAAGCCGAGGGTGATAGCAAGCGTCAACAAATGAAATCCATGAAAGATCAGGAGCAGCAACTGGTTTTAGCCGCTGATTTTGATGAAGCCAAAGCACAACAACTCGCCTCTTCAATGGTTGCGGAACGTACAGCGATGAAAGTCGAAAAAATGCGCACTATGCATCGCATGATGAGTGTATTAACCGATGATCAAAAGCAAAAGCTTGTGGACAAACAAGCAGAGAAAGCAACTAAGTGTGAGCAAAAAATGCAAAAGAAAATGTCGAAAAAAGGCAATGAATAA
- the trmL gene encoding tRNA (uridine(34)/cytosine(34)/5-carboxymethylaminomethyluridine(34)-2'-O)-methyltransferase TrmL: MFDIALYEPEIAPNTGNIIRLCANCGANLHLIEPLGFDLEEKKVRRAGLDYHDLARVKRHKNYQAFIEYLNEREGEYRIFACTTKTTGHHVDAQYQHGDVLLFGPETRGLPADLIDALPMSQRVRIPMVPDSRSLNLSNAVAIIAFEAWRQMGFPDAI, translated from the coding sequence ATGTTTGACATTGCCTTATACGAACCCGAAATTGCGCCTAATACAGGCAACATCATTAGACTTTGCGCAAACTGCGGCGCAAACTTACATCTTATCGAGCCATTAGGGTTTGATTTAGAAGAGAAAAAAGTAAGACGTGCCGGGCTTGATTATCACGACTTAGCCCGTGTTAAGCGCCATAAAAACTACCAAGCTTTTATCGAGTATTTAAATGAGCGAGAAGGCGAATATCGCATTTTTGCTTGCACCACTAAAACGACGGGACACCACGTAGATGCCCAATACCAACACGGCGATGTGTTGTTGTTTGGCCCAGAGACTCGTGGATTACCCGCAGACTTAATCGATGCTCTGCCTATGTCACAAAGAGTACGCATTCCAATGGTTCCGGATAGTCGCTCACTCAACCTATCGAATGCCGTAGCCATTATTGCTTTCGAAGCATGGCGTCAGATGGGCTTCCCTGACGCGATCTAA
- the fieF gene encoding CDF family cation-efflux transporter FieF (FieF, a metal efflux transporter, is a member of the CDF (cation diffusion facilitator) family of transporters.) has protein sequence MKPEYKKLVTIAAWSATLIATLLLIVKIVAWWLTGSVSLLASVVDSLLDIAASSINLVVLKYSLQPADEEHTFGHGKAESLAALAQSMFISGSALFLILNGVERFFRPQELNQPEVGIYVSLFSIVLTFALVVFQKRVVRQTGSQAIAADSLHYQTDLYMNGAILLALVLSMFGFGQADSVFAIGIGVFILYSAYQMIMLAVQSLLDRQLPETELVEIIDIASSVDKVHGIHDLRTRMSGPTRFIQLHLELDDQLPLIEAHNIAEEVENRIEQRFEGSDVLIHQDPLSVVDSNDSLRSQTDDKR, from the coding sequence ATGAAACCAGAGTATAAAAAATTAGTGACCATAGCAGCATGGTCTGCCACATTGATTGCAACCTTGTTGTTGATAGTGAAAATTGTCGCTTGGTGGTTAACCGGTTCGGTGAGCCTTTTGGCTTCTGTTGTTGATTCTCTTTTAGATATAGCCGCGTCTTCAATTAATTTAGTGGTATTGAAGTACTCACTGCAACCGGCCGATGAAGAGCATACATTTGGCCATGGTAAAGCTGAGTCTTTAGCCGCCTTAGCGCAGTCTATGTTTATTTCCGGTTCAGCATTATTTTTGATTCTGAATGGTGTAGAGCGCTTTTTTCGACCGCAAGAGTTAAATCAGCCCGAAGTGGGTATTTATGTGAGTTTATTCTCCATTGTGCTGACTTTTGCGTTAGTGGTTTTTCAAAAACGTGTGGTTAGACAAACGGGAAGCCAAGCTATTGCTGCAGACTCGCTACACTATCAAACAGACTTGTATATGAATGGCGCGATCTTATTGGCCTTGGTACTGAGCATGTTTGGTTTTGGACAAGCGGATTCGGTGTTTGCCATCGGTATTGGTGTGTTCATTTTGTATAGTGCCTACCAAATGATTATGTTGGCGGTTCAATCTTTACTGGATCGACAGTTACCAGAGACGGAGTTGGTAGAGATTATCGATATTGCAAGTTCGGTGGATAAAGTACATGGCATCCATGATTTAAGAACGCGCATGTCAGGGCCGACTCGATTTATTCAATTACATTTGGAGCTCGATGATCAACTGCCCTTGATTGAAGCGCACAATATCGCCGAAGAGGTAGAAAACCGAATTGAACAACGTTTTGAGGGCAGTGATGTATTGATACATCAAGACCCGCTTTCAGTTGTTGATAGCAATGATTCACTGCGCTCACAAACTGATGATAAACGCTGA
- a CDS encoding response regulator, with protein MHHILLVDDDIELTALLEDILTYEGFAVSQAHNGQEGLNAVDESVDLILLDIMMPKMNGMQMLKQLRENWQTPVLFLTAKGEEVDRVIGLELGADDFLPKPFSDRELLARIRAILRRTCTPVTTTAGTVFQDITLNPGAQEAYCNDTLLDLTGTEFSLLEYFLRHPGEVLTKESISLDVLGKRLAAFDRAVDMHVSNLRKKLPERADGKPRIKTLRGKGYLFIESTQ; from the coding sequence ATGCACCATATACTATTGGTCGATGATGACATCGAGTTAACGGCTCTATTAGAAGACATTCTTACTTACGAAGGTTTTGCTGTATCGCAAGCCCATAATGGGCAAGAGGGGTTAAATGCCGTCGATGAAAGTGTTGACCTGATTTTACTCGACATCATGATGCCGAAAATGAACGGCATGCAAATGCTAAAACAGCTGCGTGAAAACTGGCAAACTCCGGTGTTATTTCTGACCGCTAAAGGAGAGGAGGTTGATAGAGTGATCGGTCTAGAGCTTGGCGCTGATGATTTTCTGCCAAAACCGTTCAGTGATAGAGAGTTACTGGCTCGTATTCGCGCTATTTTGCGTCGCACATGCACTCCAGTTACTACAACCGCGGGTACTGTTTTTCAAGACATCACACTCAACCCAGGGGCTCAAGAAGCCTATTGTAACGACACTCTGCTCGATCTAACGGGCACAGAATTCAGCCTTTTAGAGTACTTTTTACGCCACCCCGGTGAAGTGCTCACCAAAGAGAGCATTAGCCTTGATGTACTCGGTAAACGCTTAGCCGCTTTTGATAGAGCGGTCGATATGCACGTTTCCAACTTACGTAAAAAGCTACCGGAACGAGCAGATGGAAAACCTCGCATCAAAACATTACGTGGTAAAGGCTATCTATTTATTGAGAGCACACAATGA
- the cpxA gene encoding envelope stress sensor histidine kinase CpxA, whose product MRLPKSNSLYGRIFAIFWLTILVVLLAVIGLQKLDPRKSHAIKHDSLNKINRLVSSIEQKVTDSPTPHLALKNLEERRFGSKDFRLYLVSEQGRLLSRASGPKRQALQSMAAQYVNAKEPNQQLFGRYMVAGPFPIIINGENYTVYAGFSTKRPPPILYQFLDAPFKLLLFIMLISTPLLLLCAWRLSLPAHKLERAAKRVTRGEFIVDPSLEKGTSEFKQTGASFNQMVLSINQMVSGQQKLLSDISHELRSPLTRLTMANALAIRKQGTSKELQRIETEAERLEQMIKDLLDLSRIQIDSHHNRALLDAHSLWGEILQDAQFEAEHNHIDLHFQAVPKVKLTGNKKLLTSAFENIVRNAIRYGHSKIDIQFSIHNNQLTFIVEDDGDGVAEDELESIFRPFYRVSEARDRESGGTGLGLAITESAILQHNGTIKAQAGSLLGGLKMTVCLPIQI is encoded by the coding sequence ATGAGACTGCCTAAATCCAACAGCCTCTACGGTCGTATCTTCGCCATCTTTTGGCTCACTATTTTAGTCGTTTTGCTAGCGGTCATTGGTTTACAAAAACTCGATCCGAGAAAATCTCATGCGATAAAGCACGACTCTCTAAATAAAATCAATCGCCTGGTATCCTCCATAGAGCAAAAGGTCACCGATAGCCCTACCCCACACCTCGCGCTAAAAAACTTAGAAGAGCGACGCTTTGGCAGTAAAGATTTTCGACTCTATTTAGTCAGTGAGCAAGGTCGCCTTCTCAGTCGCGCAAGTGGCCCAAAACGTCAAGCTCTGCAATCGATGGCGGCGCAATATGTCAATGCTAAAGAACCCAACCAGCAATTGTTTGGACGTTATATGGTTGCAGGTCCCTTCCCCATTATTATTAATGGCGAAAACTACACTGTCTATGCAGGGTTCTCTACCAAACGTCCACCGCCGATCCTCTACCAGTTCTTAGATGCGCCCTTTAAATTACTGTTATTTATTATGCTAATAAGCACCCCCTTATTGTTGTTATGTGCTTGGCGATTAAGTTTACCCGCTCACAAACTTGAGCGAGCAGCAAAACGCGTGACTCGCGGCGAATTTATCGTTGATCCTAGCCTTGAGAAAGGGACGAGTGAGTTTAAGCAAACCGGTGCGAGCTTTAATCAAATGGTGCTCTCTATTAATCAAATGGTATCGGGACAACAAAAACTATTATCTGACATTTCCCATGAGCTTCGCTCTCCCTTAACACGTTTAACAATGGCCAATGCACTGGCTATCCGTAAGCAAGGCACGTCTAAAGAGCTACAACGTATAGAAACAGAAGCCGAAAGATTAGAGCAGATGATTAAAGATCTGTTGGATTTGTCACGTATACAAATAGACAGCCACCACAATCGAGCCCTACTGGACGCTCACTCATTATGGGGCGAGATATTACAAGATGCGCAATTTGAAGCGGAACATAACCATATAGATCTGCATTTCCAAGCGGTACCTAAGGTCAAATTAACCGGTAATAAAAAACTGCTAACCAGCGCCTTTGAAAATATCGTGCGTAACGCCATTCGTTATGGACATTCAAAGATCGATATACAGTTTTCTATCCACAATAATCAGCTCACCTTTATTGTCGAGGATGATGGTGATGGCGTTGCTGAAGATGAGTTAGAAAGTATTTTCCGCCCCTTCTACCGCGTTTCAGAAGCAAGAGACAGAGAAAGTGGCGGTACTGGGCTGGGCTTAGCCATCACTGAAAGTGCTATTTTACAGCACAACGGTACCATTAAAGCGCAAGCGGGAAGCTTGCTCGGCGGGTTAAAAATGACCGTATGTTTGCCAATACAAATTTAG